GGTCAGACCGGGCGGCGCCCGCTACTACCTGGAAGCCGTCGCCGCCGGGAGAGAGGACCATCGCCGTCCCGGCCAGGAGCCTGACGGGGTCTGGTTGGGCCGGGCCTCTGCGGCGCTGGGCCTGCGGGGATCCGTCGACGCCGCCGAGCTCGAAGCGGTGCTCGCCGGTGCCGACCCCGCCTCGGGCGAGGTGCTCAACCCCGCCCAGGACCGGGTGCGGGTCGCAGGCTTCGACCTGACCTTCGCGGCACCCAAATCGGTGTCCCTCTGCTTCGCCCTCGGGGAGCCGGCCGCGGCCGATCACGTGCGCCTCGCCCACGAGTCGGCTGTCGCCGCCGCGGTCGGCTACCTCGAGCGCGAGGCGATCACTGCTCGCCGCGGCAGCGGCGACAGCCGCCACAGCGTCGCCGTCGATGGCGTGGTGGGAGCGGCGTTCCTCCATCGCACCAGCCGGGCCCCCGATCCCCATCTCCACACCCACGTGCTGGTGGCGAACGTCGTCGCAGGTAGCGATCATCGGTGGTCGGCGTTCGACGCCCGGGGGCTGTATGCGCACGCCCGGACCGCCGGCATCCTGTACCAGGCCCACCTTCGCCACGAGCTGGGCCGGCGCCTCGGTCTGGAGTGGGGTGCGCTGAGGTCGGGCATGGCCGACGTCAAAGGGATCGATCGCTCGGTGGTGCGGGCCTTCTCGAGGCGTCGCCAGGAGATCGAGGCGCGGCTGGCCGACGAGGGTCTGTCGGGCCCAAGGGCGGCGCGGGTCGCCCAGCTCGCCACCCGGAGCTCCAAGGAGCTGGACGTCAGCTTCGAGGCACTCGTCGGCGGGTGGCGGGCGCGCGCCGAAGACGCCGGCCTCGGTCGACACGAGCTCGCGGCGGCGATGACTGGTACGGGCAGGCCGGAACCGACCGACGGTGGCATCCCGACGGAGGCTTGGATGAGGACCATCATCGGGCCCGACGGCCTGACCGCCTCGGCGTCGACGTTCGCGCGTCGAGACGTGGTGCGGGCGTGCTGCTCGTTGCTTCCGGACGGCGCCGAGGTGGCGAGGGTCGAGGCACTCGCCGATGCCGTGGTCGGTTCCGACCTGGTCCGGCGCGTCCCATCTCGCGCCTCGCGACAGATGGAGGAGCCGCGCTGGACGACCCCCGAGGTGCTGGCGGCCGAGCGCGCGCTGGTCGACTCGGCCCGACGGCGGGGTCACGACGGCGTGGGCGTGGCCGAGCCGGCGGCGCTCGAGTCGGCCCTGTCGCTCCGCCCGCAGCTGCCGTCGGCGCAGTCGGCCGCGGTGCGAGAGCTGCTGTGCTCGAGAGCCGGCGTGGTCGTCGCCACGGGTGCCAGCTGGGCGGGCTCGACCGACGCCCTGGATGCTGCACGCGACGGGTGGCAGGCCTCCGGTCTGCGGGTGGTAGCCAGCGCGCCGAGCGCCGAGCAGGCCGCCGACCTCGAGGCGGTCAGCGGCATCGAGACCACGCCGCTGGCGGACGTGCTGGCCCAGCTGGCGGGGCCGGCTTGCCCGGCTCCTGCTGATGTCCTCGTCGTGCACGACGCCGGCCGACTGGGCGCCGCCACTCTCGGGGCGGTCCTCGACGGCGCCGACCGGGCCGGTGCGAAAGTCATCCTGCTCGGCGAGCTCCGCCAGCTGCGGGCGGTGGAGGCGGGAGCCTTCCGTCGGTTGGGTGAGCACCTCGGGTCGATCGACCTCGATGCGCCGCGAGCGGCGACGACCTCGGAGCGGATCGTCGAGAGTGGCTGGGTCCAGGTCGTCGACCGCGGCACCGACGGCGGCGCCGTCGTCGTGGGCTCGTCGGCCCCGGCCGTTCGCCGACGCGTGGTGGCCGACTGGTGGGCCGATCGGCAGGCTGGGCGCGAGACCGTCATGGTCGCCTCCAGCCGCCGAGAGATCGATACGCTCAATGCGGCGGCGCGAGCGGAGCTGATCGCCGCCAGCCAGCTCGGTGAGTCGATGCCGGTCGGTCGCCGCGAGATGGCAGTGGGTGACCGCGTCCTGATCGGTCGCGGCGGGCGGGGCGCCGGCGTGGTGACTGGCACCCGGGCGACGGTGACCGGCGTGGACGTCGATCGCCGGATGCTCGACCTCCGCACCGATCAGGGACGGACGCTGTCGATGAGCGCGGCCACGGCGACGGCGGTCGAGCTGCGGCACGCCTACGCCACGTCGACCCGGGAGACCAGGAAAGTGCAGCCGGATCGGGCCCTGGTCCTCGGTGCAGGCCGAACGGTACGCGGCGCGGCCGGCGACGACCGGCGCTATGTCGTCGACAGTATCGGTCGCAGCGGTGACCGAGCTGGGCCCGAACGGCCGGCGGCGCCCGAGCTGGTCGGGTCGCTCGGCCAGCTGGGGCGTCGTCTCGACGACGTCGAGCGTCGCCTGGCCCGCGCCGTCGCTCCGGACCCCACGGCCGCGCTGGCGGGCCTCGACCGGGAGCAGGCCAGGACCGCCGACCGGCTGGCCGCCGCCCGGTCCGCCCGATCGGATGCCGCGGCGCGCTTGGAGCGCCTCGGGACCAGGAGAGCATGGACCGGTCGCGGGGCCGCGAGGGAGGAGGCCCAGGATCTTCGCACCGAGCTCTCCTTCCGTGAGGGCGAGGTGCGGCGGTGGGAGGGCCGGGGCGCCCGGTTGGGCGACCGCCGCTGCGAGCTGGAGGCCGACGCCGCCAGCCGGTCGGCAGGACTGCTGTCGCGGCGCTCCGACCTGGCGAGCCGCGAGATCCTCGTTCAGGCGACGAGCCACAGACAACGGGCCCTGGTCAGAGCGGCAGAGGTCTCGCCCCCCGCCTACCTGGTGGCCGAGCTCGGTCCGCGTCCGTCGGCGCCCGGCGAGCGGGCGGCGTGGCGCCAGGCGGCGCTGGCGGTCGAGAGCTACCGGGAGCGGTGGGGAGTGGACGACCGTCACCTGGCAGTGGGTGGCCGCCCCACGTCGCCGTCGCAGCACCTGCAGCGGGACGCGGCCCAGCGCCAGCTCGAGCGCGCCCAGCGTCAGCTGCGTCCGGAGCTGGCGATCGAGCGGTCGCCGGAGCCGGCCTCCCGGGGCGGCCCCATCCTGGAGCAGGCTGGCCTCGGCCGCGCCAGCTGACGTGGCCGTGGGATAAGTTGACCCCGCCTGCTGACCACGTCGAGAGGGGGCGTCATGGAGGTACCGCTTACGGTCGGCGACTTCCTCGAACGGGCGGGCTTCGCCTACGGCGACCGGGTCGCCCTGGTCGACGAGCCCGGCGAGAGGGGCTCGTTCGGCCGGCTGACCTACGCCCAGCTGCACCGGCGGGCGCGAGGAATGGCCGCTGCCCTCGACCACATGGGCATCGGCCCAGCGGAGCGGGTGGCCATCGTGAGCCCCAACTCGGGACGGTTCCTGGTGTCGTACTTCGGCGTCAGCGGCTTCGGGCGGGTGCTCGTGCCGGTCAACTTCCGGTTGAACACCCAGGAGGTCGGCTACATCATCGACCACTCGGGGTCCACGGTCCTCCTGGTCGACCCCGAGCTGGACGACGCACTGGCCGACGTGAACGTCAAAGAGCGCATCGTGCTCGACGGAGTGCAGGACCGTGAGCTCTTCGCCGAGCTCGGCGACGACGCCGCCGGCCCGAACCGATGGGAGCCGGACGAGCGCGCCACCTGCAGCATCAACTACACCTCCGGCACCACGGCCCGACCGAAAGGTGTGCAGCTCACGCACCGCAACTGCTGGCTGAACGCGGTCACCTTCGGATGGCACACGACCGTCACCGACCGGGACGTGCTGCTCCACACGTTGCCGATGTTCCACTGCAACGGTTGGGGCATGCCCTACGCGGCGACCGGGATGGGCGCCCGTCACGTCGTCCTGCGCAAGGTCGACGGTGAGGAGATCCTCGCTCGGGTGGAGTCCGAGGGCGTGACCCTCATGTGTGGCGCTCCTGCCGTGGTGGCCGCCGTGCTGGACGCCGCAGCAGCTCGTCGGGAGCAGGGCCGCACGGTGCCGGGCGCAGGGGCGGTCCGAATCGTGGTCGCGGGCGCGCCGCCGCCGTCGAAGATCATCGAGCGCGTGGGCGACGAGCTCGGTTGGGAGTTCATCCAGATCTACGGCTTGACCGAGACCTCGCCGTTGCTCACCGTGAACCGTGCTCCGCTGGAGTGGGACGCCCTCGATCCGCCCGAGCGGGCGCGCCGGCTCAGCCGGGCGGGGCTCCCGGCGGTGGGTGTCAAGGTCCGCACCGACGACGAGGGCGAGGTGCTGGCGCGCTCCAACCACGTGTTCGCCGGCTACTGGCGGCAGCCCAAAGAGTCGGAGGCCGTCCTCGGAGAGGGGTGGTTCCGCACGGGCGACGGCGGCTTCATGGACGGTCCTCACCTCGCGATCGAGGACCGCAAGAAGGACGTGATCATCAGCGGAGGCGAGAACGTCTCCTCCATCGAGGTCGAGGGCCACCTGTACCAGCATCCGGCCGTGGCCGAGGTGGCGGTGATCGGGGTACCCGACCAGCGCTGGGGCGAGACGGTCAAGGCGCTGGTGGTCGCCCGGCCCGGTGCGGCGGTCGACGAGGCCGAGCTGATCGAGTTCTGTCGCAACGGCTTGGCGCATTTCAAGTGTCCGACATCGGTGGAGCTGCGGGACAGCCTGCCCCGCACGGCCACGGGCAAGCTGCAGAAGTTCAAGCTCCGCTCCCCCTACTGGCAGGACCGGGAACGCCGGATCAACTGACGCGACGCGTCTGGTGATTCAGTAGCCGGCGACGGCGTCGACGACGTTGGCCAGGGGGGTCCCCGAGAGCCAGCGGGCGAGCTGGGAGGCGAAGAGCTCCTGGATGCGGTCCACCGCCCGCGGTGAGGACCAGGTGAAGTGGGGCACGATGATGACGTTCTCGCGTCGCCACAGGGGATGGCCTTCGGGCAGGGGCTCCTCGACGAAGCTGTCGAGCACGGCGCCGCCGATCTGGCCCGCGTCGAGGGCGCGCACAAGGGCGGCCTCGTCGACCAGCGCCCCGCGGGCCACGTTCACCAGCCAGGCCGTGGGCTTCATGGCCCCCAGGGCGTCGGCATCGATGCTGTTGGCCGTGGCCGGCGTGAGGGGCAGCCCGAGCACGACGTAGTCCGTGTCGGGGAGCTCCGCCCGCCACTCGTCCGGCGCCACCATGCGGTTCACGCCGGCGGGGAGGCCGACACGAGCCTGGCGGGCCACGGCCCTGACCTCCATGCCGAAGGCGGCGGCCATCGGTGCCACCAGACTGTTGACCGAGCCGAGGCCGAGGAGCAGGACCACGCCGCCGTCGAGCTCGCTCAGAAGGGGGCTGGGATCCCAGACGCCGCCATCCGAGAGCCGCACGAACCGGGGGAAGCGCTTGGCCGCCGAGAGGATGGCCAGCATGACCCACTCGGCCATCGGGCGGGAGAAGCTCCCGGCCCCGTTGGTGAGGACGATGCCGCGCCCGGCCAGCTCGGCCACCGGCAGGCTGTCGACCCCCACCGCGTCGGAGTGGACCCATGTCAGATCCGGAAGGTGGTCGACGGCGGCCAGCAGCCACTCACGAGACGAGAGCCCGGGCCGC
The window above is part of the Acidimicrobiales bacterium genome. Proteins encoded here:
- a CDS encoding AMP-binding protein, encoding MEVPLTVGDFLERAGFAYGDRVALVDEPGERGSFGRLTYAQLHRRARGMAAALDHMGIGPAERVAIVSPNSGRFLVSYFGVSGFGRVLVPVNFRLNTQEVGYIIDHSGSTVLLVDPELDDALADVNVKERIVLDGVQDRELFAELGDDAAGPNRWEPDERATCSINYTSGTTARPKGVQLTHRNCWLNAVTFGWHTTVTDRDVLLHTLPMFHCNGWGMPYAATGMGARHVVLRKVDGEEILARVESEGVTLMCGAPAVVAAVLDAAAARREQGRTVPGAGAVRIVVAGAPPPSKIIERVGDELGWEFIQIYGLTETSPLLTVNRAPLEWDALDPPERARRLSRAGLPAVGVKVRTDDEGEVLARSNHVFAGYWRQPKESEAVLGEGWFRTGDGGFMDGPHLAIEDRKKDVIISGGENVSSIEVEGHLYQHPAVAEVAVIGVPDQRWGETVKALVVARPGAAVDEAELIEFCRNGLAHFKCPTSVELRDSLPRTATGKLQKFKLRSPYWQDRERRIN
- a CDS encoding D-2-hydroxyacid dehydrogenase; the protein is MSQDDKPVGVAATRGAQETLTALDRSGQLPRPIRPVSVHRDGRVDKAEAAGVTALWRPGLSSREWLLAAVDHLPDLTWVHSDAVGVDSLPVAELAGRGIVLTNGAGSFSRPMAEWVMLAILSAAKRFPRFVRLSDGGVWDPSPLLSELDGGVVLLLGLGSVNSLVAPMAAAFGMEVRAVARQARVGLPAGVNRMVAPDEWRAELPDTDYVVLGLPLTPATANSIDADALGAMKPTAWLVNVARGALVDEAALVRALDAGQIGGAVLDSFVEEPLPEGHPLWRRENVIIVPHFTWSSPRAVDRIQELFASQLARWLSGTPLANVVDAVAGY
- the mobF gene encoding MobF family relaxase → MIGAVVLSIAKVRPGGARYYLEAVAAGREDHRRPGQEPDGVWLGRASAALGLRGSVDAAELEAVLAGADPASGEVLNPAQDRVRVAGFDLTFAAPKSVSLCFALGEPAAADHVRLAHESAVAAAVGYLEREAITARRGSGDSRHSVAVDGVVGAAFLHRTSRAPDPHLHTHVLVANVVAGSDHRWSAFDARGLYAHARTAGILYQAHLRHELGRRLGLEWGALRSGMADVKGIDRSVVRAFSRRRQEIEARLADEGLSGPRAARVAQLATRSSKELDVSFEALVGGWRARAEDAGLGRHELAAAMTGTGRPEPTDGGIPTEAWMRTIIGPDGLTASASTFARRDVVRACCSLLPDGAEVARVEALADAVVGSDLVRRVPSRASRQMEEPRWTTPEVLAAERALVDSARRRGHDGVGVAEPAALESALSLRPQLPSAQSAAVRELLCSRAGVVVATGASWAGSTDALDAARDGWQASGLRVVASAPSAEQAADLEAVSGIETTPLADVLAQLAGPACPAPADVLVVHDAGRLGAATLGAVLDGADRAGAKVILLGELRQLRAVEAGAFRRLGEHLGSIDLDAPRAATTSERIVESGWVQVVDRGTDGGAVVVGSSAPAVRRRVVADWWADRQAGRETVMVASSRREIDTLNAAARAELIAASQLGESMPVGRREMAVGDRVLIGRGGRGAGVVTGTRATVTGVDVDRRMLDLRTDQGRTLSMSAATATAVELRHAYATSTRETRKVQPDRALVLGAGRTVRGAAGDDRRYVVDSIGRSGDRAGPERPAAPELVGSLGQLGRRLDDVERRLARAVAPDPTAALAGLDREQARTADRLAAARSARSDAAARLERLGTRRAWTGRGAAREEAQDLRTELSFREGEVRRWEGRGARLGDRRCELEADAASRSAGLLSRRSDLASREILVQATSHRQRALVRAAEVSPPAYLVAELGPRPSAPGERAAWRQAALAVESYRERWGVDDRHLAVGGRPTSPSQHLQRDAAQRQLERAQRQLRPELAIERSPEPASRGGPILEQAGLGRAS